A portion of the Oncorhynchus gorbuscha isolate QuinsamMale2020 ecotype Even-year linkage group LG19, OgorEven_v1.0, whole genome shotgun sequence genome contains these proteins:
- the LOC124005296 gene encoding calmodulin-1, with translation MADQLTEEQIAEFKEAFSLFDKDGDGTITTKELGTVMRSLGQNPTEAELQDMINEVDADGNGTIDFPEFLTMMARKMKDTDSEEEIREAFRVFDKDGNGYISAAELRHVMTNLGEKLTDEEVDEMIREADIDGDGQVNYEEFVQMMTAK, from the exons GCTGACCAACTGACTGAGGAGCAGATTGCTG AGTTCAAGGAGGCCTTCTCACTGTTCGACAAGGACGGCGATGGCACCATCACCACCAAGGAGCTGGGCACTGTCATGCGCTCTCTGGGACAAAACCCTACTGAGGCAGAGCTACAGGACATGATCAACGAGGTGGACGCCGATG GTAACGGGACAATCGACTTCCCAGAGTTCCTGACAATGATGGCAAGGAAGATGAAGGACACAGACAGCGAGGAGGAGATCAGAGAAGCCTTCAGAGTCTTTGATAAG GATGGGAATGGCTATATCAGTGCGGCAGAGCTGCGCCACGTCATGACGAACCTCGGGGAGAAGCTCACAGACGAGGAGGTGGACGAGATGATCCGCGAGGCCGACATTGACGGAGACGGACAGGTCAACTATGAAG AGTTTGTGCAGATGATGACAGCCAAGTGA